One Pseudobutyrivibrio xylanivorans genomic window, ATGGATAGTAATGTGCTGTGCCAGGTTCAATACAAATGCTGTCTTACCCATTGAAGGACGAGCCGCAATCAATATAAGATCCGATGGTTGCAAGCCGGCAGTCTGTCTGTCCAAATCAATAAATCCAGTTGGTATTCCTGTAACAACACCCTTCTGCTTTGAAGCCTGCTCAATCTTTGCAATGGCATTCATTACAACCTGCTTGATTGGGACATAGTCTGTATTTCCTCTGTTCTGAACCAATGAGAAAATATCTCTCTCAGTCTGATTCAAAATAGAATCCACTTCTTCAGCGCCCTCAAAGCACATATTTTCAATATTTTGATTTACCTTGATAATGTTTCTAAGTATTGCCTTATCTTTAACGATATTGGCGTAATTCTTAGCATTTACTGTTGTTGGCACATTGAGGATAAGCTGCTGAATATACTCAATTGATGCCACTTCTGGAGAAACACCCTTTTCCTTAAGCTTGTTCTGAAGTGTAACCTCATCTACAGCTACGTTTGCATTGAACAGCTCTACTATGGCCTCAAAAATAATTCCATTCTGTTGATGATAAAAATCATCCTTTATTAGGATTTCCGAGCATTCGATAATTGTATCTCTATCAACAATCATTGAACCGATTACCGACTGCTCAGCCTCCAAGGAATTGGGCATCTGTCTGCGTATTACGTCATCCATAAGTAATTATTCCCCTATTTTCCCTCACTAACGTGAACTCTAAGTGTAGCTGTAACCTTTGGGTGAAGCTTAACCTTTACCTCATAGGTACCAAGTGCTCTGATTGGATCTTCTAATACAATCTTTTTCTTGTCAATTTCCTTGCCGTACTGCTTCTTTGCAGCTTCAGCAATTTCCTTTGTTGAAACTGAACCGAAAGTTCTTCCACCTTCGCCGGTCTTAATTGTAGTCTCAACCTTCCACTCTTCGATTTCGTTGCCAAATGCAACGGCTGCCTCGTAATTTTCCTGCGCAACCTTTTCATCGTGCTTATTTTGGAGCTTTAAATCATTGAGAGCTGCATTTGTAGCCTCTACACCAAGCTTTTTCTTAAAGAGCATGTTGCGTGCGTAGCCTTCGCTAACTTCAACAACCTCTCCCTTCTTTCCAAGTGATTTTACATCCTGAAGTAATATTACCTTCATAGTCTGATTTCTCCTTCTTCTAGCATTTTATCAATAGTCTCTTCCAAATCCTTATGCACTTCTTCAAGAGTTCTGTTTTGAATCTGTGCACCGGCGATATTAACATGTCCACCGCCTCCAAGGCGTATCATTATGCTCTGAACATCGATTTCATCGATTGAACGAGAGCTAATGTAAATCTTGTCCATAAACTTTGTAAGAACAAAGGACGCCTTTATTCCTACAATATTGAGAAGTTCATTTGCAGCCTGAGCTCCAATGACTGTTGGTGATTCAAGCTGTCCATCTGGCTCGCACTCTGAAATTGCGAATGCTCCTCGATAAGTCTTAGCATTTCTCACCACCTCAGCTCTAGCCTTATAGGTCTCCATGTTTTCACGAAGCATCTTACGAACTCGTGTAACCTCTGCACCGTTTCTTCTAAGAAATGCCGCAGCTTCAAAAGTTCTGACACCAGTCTTTGTCATGAAGTTGTTGGTATCAATAAGGATACCAGCGTATATAGCATCTGCTTCTGTAGAATTAATATTAATCTTTTCAGCAAAATACTGAAGAACTTCTGCAATCATCTCACAGGCTGATGATGCATAAGGCTCAATGTAGGAAAGAATTGGGTTTTCAATAATTTCCTCAACCTGACGATGATGATCAATTACGACAATGTTTTTATTCTTATATAAGAGTGCAGGACACTCAACATAGCTTGGTCGGTTTGTATCAACAACCATGATAAGTGTATTGTCGTTACAAAGATTAATTGCCTGCTCACTTGTGATGAACATATCATCAGGATATTCATCCTTTTCTGTGAAACTTTCAACAACTGGCCTCATGGAGCTTGTAATTGTGTCGATAACGATATTTACTGGCTTTCCAATTTCACGTCCTGCACAAAATACACCAACTGATGTACCTATACAATCTGCATCTGAAAGATTGTGTCCCATAACGATTATTCTGTCTCGGGACTCCATAATCTCACGAAGAGCCTGTGCTTTTACACGGGCCTTTACACGAGTGGTTCTCTCAACTTCCTTGCCATGTGTTCCGTAATAAGAAACGTTCTGCCCATTTTTTACAACAACCTGGCAACCGCCACGTGCAAGAGCAAGATCGATAGCCATGTGGGCATACTGCGCTTTCTGTGCGTAACTGTCACTTCCAAGACCTACACCAATGCTGACTGTAATGTCTCTGTCGTTGCCCATTTTTATAGTAGTAATATCCTCTACAATAGAGAATTTATCTTTCTCAAAAGCATCCAGATATTTCCTTTGGAAAGCTATTAAATACTTATCCTTCTCGAGACGGCGAACTATTGCATCACCTTCTCCAAAATACTTGTTAATCTTTCGATCTAAAAGTGCCAATAGCATTGAGCGCTTTGCATTTTCAACCTGCTCAAACACTTCATCATAATTATCAATATAAAGTAATGCCATGACCATAGCCTGGTCATTAATCTTTGCCTTTGTTTCCTGAACATCAGTCTCGTCAAAGAGAATAATTGCAACAAGTCCATCTGCACTTCCATCAAGGCTAGCAATCATTCTGCTACCTGAAAGTGGTTCTGTCATATCAAGACGTTGAAGGCTTGCAAGATATTTTCTTTCATTATACTCAATGTGAATATCAAAGCTGTCATCCTTGGCATGGTCGATACCCTCTCGAGTAATTTCTGGGAAAATTGTAGTAATTGATTTGTTGTAAGTCTTATTTTTCTCAACAAGCTTTCTAAACTCCTCGTTCATCCACATGATTCGTCCTGTGGAATCCAAAAGTACATAAGGAAGTCTGAAATTCTTAATCAATTCCTTCTGCACAGTGCCATAATGTACTGCATATTCAATTATTGTGTTTTTAAATGCTTTGAGATTTGCTCTGTAATAGATATAAGCGACTATCCCGTAAATAAGCACAAAAATAGTCATCACTCCGGCAATTCGGGTGTTTACAAAGCCAACGACGATACATCCTATTAAAAATATAATTAGCATGTATAGAGGGAATCTTAGATATCTCTTCAACCGATTCCTATATTTTAATGCTTCCATATGAAAATTCTCCCGATTTCAAAAAATCATCCTTTGGACAATATTATATCACAACACCTCTTGATATATGCTATTTATTCTTGAAGTATAGGCTATTTGTTCAATTATCTTTGATCCAAATTGTGCACTTCTGCCAATGGGTTGGTAAAATAACGAAAGCTTTTTGTATTTTTTGGTTATTCTAACATTGTTCACAATTTCTTCATTTTCTATAATCGTTATTAGTTAAGGGGTGACCCGAATTTTTACAAAATAAAAGAGAGGATATTTTATTATGGCAGACATTGTATTAAAAGACATTAACAAGAAATACCCAAACGGTTTCCACGCTGTAAAGGATTTCAATCTTGACATTAAGGACAAGGAGTTCATCATCTTCGTAGGTCCTTCAGGTTGTGGTAAGTCTACAACACTTCGTATGATCGCTGGTCTTGAGGAGATTTCTTCTGGTGAGCTTCTCATCGATGGAAAGCTTATGAACGACGTAGAGCCAAAGGACAGAGATATCGCAATGGTATTCCAGAACTACGCTCTTTATCCACATATGACAGTTTACGATAACATGGCATTCGGACTTAAGCTCCGCAAGGTACCAAAGGACGAAATCGATAAGAAGGTTCGTGAGGCAGCTAGAATCCTTGACCTTGAGAAGCTTCTTGACAGAAAGCCAAAGGCTCTTTCAGGTGGTCAGAGACAGCGTGTTGCTATGGGTCGTGCAATCGTTCGTAATCCTAAGGTATTCCTTATGGATGAGCCTCTTTCAAACCTTGATGCAAAGCTTCGTGTTCAGATGAGAACAGAGATTTCTAAGCTTCATGATTCACTTGGAGCTACAATGATTTACGTTACACACGATCAGACAGAGGCTATGACACTTGGTACAAGAATCGTTGTTATGAAGGACGGTGTTGTTCAGCAGATCGATACACCAGCTAACCTTTACCAGAAGCCTTGCAACCTCTTCGTTGCTGGATTCATTGGATCACCACAGATGAACTTCCTTGAGGGAACACTTAATGCTGATTGCACAGCTATCCAGGTTAACGGTGCAAGCCTTCAGGTTCCACCTGCAAAGGCAAAGACTCTTTCAGAGAAGAACTACGGTGGAAAGACAGTTATCCTTGGTATCCGTCCAGAGGATATTCACGATTCACAGATTTTCGTTGATACACAGGCTTCTTCAGTTATCGAGGCTAAGATTTCTGTATACGAGCTTCTTGGTGCAGAGGTTTACTTATACTTTGATTATGCTGGTACACAGGTTACAGCAAGAGTTGACCCACGTACAACAGCTAGAGGTGGCGACACAGTTAAGTTTGCTCTTGATATGGAGAAGGCTCATTTCTTCGATAAGGATACAGAGCTTACAATTGCAAACTAATTGCAAACCTGTAATTATTGATTTAAGATGGAGGTATCTTTTTGAAAGGTACCTCTTTTTTTATGGATTTTAATAGTAAAAAAGAAAAACTACTAGAACAATTAAATAAAGCAACTGGAATTAATTTTGATATAACGGACTCTTCACTTTCCGAAGAAGAAACCATCAATAAACTAAAAGAACTGGTTGTCCATTTTAATGTAATTGATTCTAAAACAGGCTTATACAGGCTCTATCTTACTGGTGAGCTGGCATATTCTGATGCTGTTTCATCCCTTAGCAGATTTCACATTGAGGAAAATATTCCAAGACAAGTTTTCTATATGGAAAGTCATCAAAGCTACACTAAAGAATCTGTTTCGCTTCTTAAGAGTATGCTTCCGGAATCCCACGATGTTGTTATTGAATTAGATGCTAAGCACTTGATTGTTATCCTTAATTATCAGATTACTCCTAATGAGGAAAGCGTGAAGCAAAATGCCAATCAGTTCCTTGATATGTTGGAAGCAGAAGCCTTTACTTCATTTAAACTAAGCTATTGCAGTCCTGTTGAGAGCTTTAAAGAAATGCCTCAGGCGTATAAATCAGCTGTTCTTGCAATGCAGATTGGAAAGACTTTCCAGCATAACTATCGAATCTATGATTATGAATCATTAGGCCTTGGCCGTTTGCTATTTAATGTGCCAAGAACTGAAGTAGAAACCTACATAGAAAGACATATTAAGGCTGATATTCTCTCGCAAATTGATGAAGAAACCCTGAATTTATTAGATTCTTTCTTTGAAAATGATTTATCACTTGCTGAAACAAGCCGTAAGATGTTTATTCACAGAAATACACTTATATATAGACTTGATAAGTTCGCAGACTTAACAGGATATGATGTAAGAAAATTCAGTGATGCCATCACTGTAAAAATTTCATTGATGCTATATAACTATATAAAATCACAATAAAAAATAAGAGCTGGTTACGGCTACAAGCTTTAGTGTTTCTATGCTCAGCTAACAATGCTTCGCTTAAGAAACCTAAAAGCTTGTCACCTACCAGCTCCCTTTATATTATATATCACTATGAAAGACGACGAGCGCCATCGCCAATATCTACTACGTAGAATTCAGCGTCTAAATCAAACTTCTTTTTGTATGCCTTACCTACAACTTCCTTGAAGTTTTCTACAGCATCATTCTCTACGATTGCAACTGTGCAGCCACCAAATCCGCCGCCAGTGATACGAGCGCCAATAACTCCTGGTACACTCCACTCAGTCTCCACAAGAAAATCAACCTCCTCACAAGAAACTTCGTAATCATCACGAAGCGATACATGGCTGGCATTCATAAGCTCACCAAATTTCTTGATATCGTTATTGTTGAGGGCTTCTACAGCTGTGATGGTACGCTGATTCTCAGCTACAGCATGCTTTGCACGACGATAGCAAACCTCATCCTTAATAGCGCTTCCATACTTTTCAAATTCCTCGTTTGTAAGCTCTCCAAGCTCATTGATACCGCATACAGTCTGAAGATCTTTAAGTGCCTGTGAGCTCTCATTTCTTCTATCGTTGTAAGCACTGTCTACTAGTGAATGCTTAACCTTTGAATTTGTGATAACAATCTTAGCATTTGGAAGCTTAACTGATGCATATTTATAGGATAAATCTGCACAGTCAAGGAAAATGGCGTGGTCTTTTTGTCCCATAGCAACCGCAAACTGGTCCATTATACCGCAATTACATCCATTAAAATTGTTCTCTGAGTACTGTCCGATAAGGGCAAGCTCTGTCATAGTCTTCTCAAGACCAAAAATATCATTGAGTGCTGTACCTGTAAGTACCTCTAAAGAGGCAGATGAGGAAAGGCCTGAGCCATTAGGAATATTGCCCCAAACAGCCATTTCAAATCCTGATTTAATTTCAGAGTCTTTCTCTTTCAGAGCCCAAACCACACCAAGTGGATAGTTTGCCCAGTGATATGCATCCTTATTTGTGAGGTCATCAAGACTGCTCTCGATTACTCCTACACTTTCAAGATTTGCTGAATATAGCTTGATTACTCTATCTTCTCTCTTTCTTGCTACTGCGTAAGTTCCAATTGTGAGAGCGCATGGAAATACATGGCCTCCGTTGTAATCAGTATGCTCGCCGATAAGATTAACACGGCCTGGAGCAAAGTATGTGCGAATGTCTCCACCCTCACCAAATTTCTCTTCGAATATAACTTTTAGTTCTTTTTCGTTCATTTTTAACCTCTATAAATATCTCTCTTATTGTATCTAGACATGGCGTCCAATAATTTATCAGAAGGCGAGAAAACAACCTTAAAATCGTAGCCTTTTTCCTCGTTATGAGCTACTAAGATGTAATCTTTTATCTCTTCATCATGGGCACTGCAGTCATATGTTTTAAGCTTAACATGATCATACTTTAAAGATTCATTTGTTCCCACTGCAGCAACCATCTTTAATTGTGCAGATTCGACTGTTAAAAGCTCTTTTCTTTTTGAATTATCAATTATCTTTGCAATTGAAAGGCTTCCATTTGTGTAATCGTACTCGTACTCTACATTTTTATTGTTAACAATTAAAAATAAATCAATGAGCATTAATACAATAAATGCGATAAGAAAAATGTACTTTAAATGATTATTCATAACAGTGAATGAGCCTAAAGAAACTAGGCACATTGCCATTAGCCCAAGTTTTCTATTTCGCTCCTGAGCTGTCTCAATTACCTTTACCGCCTCTTCTACAAAAGTATCATTTGATTCAAACATAATTCGTCCCTCCATATAAACAATTGCCGACTGTTACAATAACAGTCGACAATTATTATATCTTAGATTCCCCTAAAACTAAAGGATATTTGCATTTCGCGGCTATTATCGAGCATGAATTCTGGATGTGTTTTTGCGCCCCAGGTATCGTCTCCTGCAACACCCATTTGCTTGCCCACTCTGACATGTGTGAAATGGGATTTAGGTAACTCTGTATGATGCATAGCCTCATCAATTTCATGTGCTGTATATGGAAGTGCTGAAAAACCAAGCTCTCCTGGGAAGAATAACACTCCATCGCCCTTATCATCTGTAAGAGATGCGTATCGTACCTCCTGATGATTTCCACATTCCTGTGGCACAAGGTTCTTTGTCATATTATCCTCGACCTTATTTCTGTATACTCCAAGCTTTGCATGATTTCTATCGTTATAAGTTTCCTCCGGACCCTTGCCATACCATTCAAGATTTGAAAGGCTTCTATCCAGTGCAAATGCCATTGAAAGCTCTGGAATTTCACCAATTTCATCTGACTTTGGTAATTTCAGCGTGCAATCAATCAGTCCATCTGCATGAACCATGTACTCAACTCTGCATTTTCCTGCTGGTCTAGTAGGAAGATGATAAGTATATGTAACCTTTACTACATCCTCTTTAACGTCAATCTCTGGATTCTCGTTAATGTTTTCATCCATCACTGATGTTGAAAGATACTTGCTGGCAAGCTTCCACTGTCCTGCTCTGAATGGCAGCTGATTAGCAATATCATTTTCAGTCATTGGTCTCCAGAAATTAGGAAGAACAAATCTCTTTAAAAGCTCCTTGCTATGGTATTTATAAGAGCTAAGGCCCTTCTGGTAAACAAACAATACTTCAAAATCCTCACCCTTTACTCCCACATTGTGGAAACCAGTTGTCACCTTAAGAGGCTGCTTGCGCCCTCTCTCATAAGTGAAATGACCAACAGTTGCCTGTCCATAAGCGACTTCATGTCCCTTTCTAGCCCAAAGTGTATCCTCAGAAAGTACAAATGAAATTGTTACCACATATTCGTTATCCTTTGGAAGCTCAAGTTCAAGCTCATAATCAATACTCTCGAGAGGGGGACAGTCAATTGTAAGCTCCTCCTCTGCTATTATCTCACCTATCTTTTCAACTGTAAGAATTGCTGTGTACTCATTAGTATTTGTAAACAGATTTCTGTTCTCGATATGAGCCTTTCCTTCTTCTATTGTTATTTTGATATTCTGATAATCGTACTTTACTTCCTGCATCTTAGGACTTGGTACTCTGCCCTTGCTATAGCAGATACCATCGCCTGAAAAGCTACCATCGTTTGGTCTATCATCAAAATCACCGCCGTAGCCCTCGAATTCT contains:
- a CDS encoding galactokinase, whose translation is MNEKELKVIFEEKFGEGGDIRTYFAPGRVNLIGEHTDYNGGHVFPCALTIGTYAVARKREDRVIKLYSANLESVGVIESSLDDLTNKDAYHWANYPLGVVWALKEKDSEIKSGFEMAVWGNIPNGSGLSSSASLEVLTGTALNDIFGLEKTMTELALIGQYSENNFNGCNCGIMDQFAVAMGQKDHAIFLDCADLSYKYASVKLPNAKIVITNSKVKHSLVDSAYNDRRNESSQALKDLQTVCGINELGELTNEEFEKYGSAIKDEVCYRRAKHAVAENQRTITAVEALNNNDIKKFGELMNASHVSLRDDYEVSCEEVDFLVETEWSVPGVIGARITGGGFGGCTVAIVENDAVENFKEVVGKAYKKKFDLDAEFYVVDIGDGARRLS
- a CDS encoding DUF6106 family protein encodes the protein MFESNDTFVEEAVKVIETAQERNRKLGLMAMCLVSLGSFTVMNNHLKYIFLIAFIVLMLIDLFLIVNNKNVEYEYDYTNGSLSIAKIIDNSKRKELLTVESAQLKMVAAVGTNESLKYDHVKLKTYDCSAHDEEIKDYILVAHNEEKGYDFKVVFSPSDKLLDAMSRYNKRDIYRG
- the rplI gene encoding 50S ribosomal protein L9 yields the protein MKVILLQDVKSLGKKGEVVEVSEGYARNMLFKKKLGVEATNAALNDLKLQNKHDEKVAQENYEAAVAFGNEIEEWKVETTIKTGEGGRTFGSVSTKEIAEAAKKQYGKEIDKKKIVLEDPIRALGTYEVKVKLHPKVTATLRVHVSEGK
- a CDS encoding DHH family phosphoesterase; protein product: MEALKYRNRLKRYLRFPLYMLIIFLIGCIVVGFVNTRIAGVMTIFVLIYGIVAYIYYRANLKAFKNTIIEYAVHYGTVQKELIKNFRLPYVLLDSTGRIMWMNEEFRKLVEKNKTYNKSITTIFPEITREGIDHAKDDSFDIHIEYNERKYLASLQRLDMTEPLSGSRMIASLDGSADGLVAIILFDETDVQETKAKINDQAMVMALLYIDNYDEVFEQVENAKRSMLLALLDRKINKYFGEGDAIVRRLEKDKYLIAFQRKYLDAFEKDKFSIVEDITTIKMGNDRDITVSIGVGLGSDSYAQKAQYAHMAIDLALARGGCQVVVKNGQNVSYYGTHGKEVERTTRVKARVKAQALREIMESRDRIIVMGHNLSDADCIGTSVGVFCAGREIGKPVNIVIDTITSSMRPVVESFTEKDEYPDDMFITSEQAINLCNDNTLIMVVDTNRPSYVECPALLYKNKNIVVIDHHRQVEEIIENPILSYIEPYASSACEMIAEVLQYFAEKININSTEADAIYAGILIDTNNFMTKTGVRTFEAAAFLRRNGAEVTRVRKMLRENMETYKARAEVVRNAKTYRGAFAISECEPDGQLESPTVIGAQAANELLNIVGIKASFVLTKFMDKIYISSRSIDEIDVQSIMIRLGGGGHVNIAGAQIQNRTLEEVHKDLEETIDKMLEEGEIRL
- a CDS encoding ABC transporter ATP-binding protein; translated protein: MADIVLKDINKKYPNGFHAVKDFNLDIKDKEFIIFVGPSGCGKSTTLRMIAGLEEISSGELLIDGKLMNDVEPKDRDIAMVFQNYALYPHMTVYDNMAFGLKLRKVPKDEIDKKVREAARILDLEKLLDRKPKALSGGQRQRVAMGRAIVRNPKVFLMDEPLSNLDAKLRVQMRTEISKLHDSLGATMIYVTHDQTEAMTLGTRIVVMKDGVVQQIDTPANLYQKPCNLFVAGFIGSPQMNFLEGTLNADCTAIQVNGASLQVPPAKAKTLSEKNYGGKTVILGIRPEDIHDSQIFVDTQASSVIEAKISVYELLGAEVYLYFDYAGTQVTARVDPRTTARGGDTVKFALDMEKAHFFDKDTELTIAN
- the dnaB gene encoding replicative DNA helicase, whose amino-acid sequence is MDDVIRRQMPNSLEAEQSVIGSMIVDRDTIIECSEILIKDDFYHQQNGIIFEAIVELFNANVAVDEVTLQNKLKEKGVSPEVASIEYIQQLILNVPTTVNAKNYANIVKDKAILRNIIKVNQNIENMCFEGAEEVDSILNQTERDIFSLVQNRGNTDYVPIKQVVMNAIAKIEQASKQKGVVTGIPTGFIDLDRQTAGLQPSDLILIAARPSMGKTAFVLNLAQHITIHEHLCAAIFSLEMSKEQLVNRMFALESRVDAQKLRTGNLQEADWENLIEGAGKIGNSKLIIDDTPGISIGELRSKCRKFKMEMGLSIIIIDYLQLMSGNGKSESRQQEISEISRSLKGLARELNVPVIALSQLSRAVEQRPDHRPMMSDLRESGAIEQDADVVMFIYRDDYYNHDSEMKGVSEIIVAKQRNGPIGTIELTWLPEYTRFANRDRSQYSNREE
- a CDS encoding PucR family transcriptional regulator codes for the protein MDFNSKKEKLLEQLNKATGINFDITDSSLSEEETINKLKELVVHFNVIDSKTGLYRLYLTGELAYSDAVSSLSRFHIEENIPRQVFYMESHQSYTKESVSLLKSMLPESHDVVIELDAKHLIVILNYQITPNEESVKQNANQFLDMLEAEAFTSFKLSYCSPVESFKEMPQAYKSAVLAMQIGKTFQHNYRIYDYESLGLGRLLFNVPRTEVETYIERHIKADILSQIDEETLNLLDSFFENDLSLAETSRKMFIHRNTLIYRLDKFADLTGYDVRKFSDAITVKISLMLYNYIKSQ